A single genomic interval of Myxosarcina sp. GI1 harbors:
- a CDS encoding EAL domain-containing protein: MTNKDPNLDIYNRNYILSILFVTIIITFILSIIRRLGGLQLLELTAYDWMVNLHTKNKLDTKLLVVEITDADIEQLNRWPIADATFAKLLQNLQQYNPKAIGLDIYRDITHPPGSLVLARQLQRENVITIEYLGSGENRVSSPPGVPEERVGFNDIVLDVDGVLRRNLMYARLGDRDLYSFALRLSLLYLQDRQLEFQVNPDSLKIGDKIITRLKPNSGGYQMPPSEAVGWQILLDYSYPNVARRISLTEALSGKLEPDLVTDKIVIIGTSAPSIKDIFYTPYHGSKALMPGAIAHAHMVGQILGLVLDERRQFWFWWEWTETVWIWGWSLVGAVIAWKLRHPLSIAGAGFFSAIGLWSICSLAFVFSGWIPLVSPMLAFLLSSGLVLGYKVLYTLFYDSLTGLPNRLMFARQLTQLKQNNQFVNGTIAVLCLDLNRFKLINEGLGYEAGDRLLIYTARRLKKYLNAKAILARIGADEFGIAFKVTDGSTEAIDLATEVESELATEYRLKEQTVFISVSVGLAIAQLQEDFSPEELIRASHTAMYKAKASGKSRYQIFANKMHEQAFKRLELEADLQEAIVNCEFELHYQPIISLITGQLAGFEALVRWQSPKRGFVSPGAFIPIAEETGLIVPLGKWILETACCQLSQWQQQFDGNDSLLISVNLSSRQFAQPDLVEQVEHILVSSNLDAKNLKLEITESMVMDNVEDTIVLLNRLKNLGIKLSMDDFGTGFSSFSYLHRFPMDTLKIDRSFVSNMSNGTKNQEIVSTIVMLAHKLNMDVIAEGIETETEKQILQSLNCEYGQGYFFAKPLTIVNATKLLADKKSW, translated from the coding sequence TTGACAAACAAAGATCCTAATCTAGATATTTACAATCGAAATTATATTCTATCAATTTTGTTTGTCACCATAATTATTACTTTTATTCTGTCAATAATTAGACGTTTGGGTGGTTTGCAACTATTAGAATTAACCGCCTATGATTGGATGGTAAATTTACATACCAAAAATAAACTCGATACTAAACTGTTAGTAGTTGAAATTACAGATGCAGATATCGAACAATTAAATCGCTGGCCTATTGCCGATGCTACATTTGCTAAATTATTGCAAAATTTACAACAATATAATCCTAAAGCGATTGGTTTAGATATATATCGCGATATTACACATCCTCCTGGTAGTCTTGTCTTAGCTCGACAGTTGCAGCGAGAAAATGTAATAACTATTGAATATCTCGGTAGTGGTGAAAATCGTGTTAGCTCGCCGCCTGGAGTACCAGAAGAACGAGTTGGGTTCAATGATATAGTTTTAGATGTCGATGGCGTACTGCGACGCAACTTAATGTATGCTCGTTTGGGCGATCGCGACTTATATTCTTTTGCCTTGCGTTTGAGCTTACTGTATTTGCAAGACCGCCAACTCGAATTTCAAGTAAATCCAGACTCTTTAAAAATTGGCGACAAAATTATAACTCGTCTCAAACCTAATTCTGGAGGCTACCAAATGCCCCCTTCGGAAGCTGTAGGGTGGCAGATTTTACTTGACTATAGTTACCCTAATGTCGCTCGCAGGATCTCATTGACTGAAGCTCTATCAGGCAAACTAGAACCAGATTTGGTAACAGACAAAATAGTTATTATTGGTACGAGCGCACCGAGTATTAAAGATATATTTTATACGCCCTATCATGGCTCTAAAGCTTTGATGCCTGGAGCTATAGCTCATGCTCACATGGTCGGACAAATTTTAGGGCTGGTATTAGATGAAAGGAGACAGTTTTGGTTTTGGTGGGAGTGGACTGAAACTGTTTGGATTTGGGGTTGGTCTTTAGTAGGGGCGGTAATTGCCTGGAAATTAAGACATCCTCTATCAATTGCCGGGGCTGGATTTTTTTCAGCGATCGGACTATGGAGTATCTGTTCTCTTGCCTTTGTTTTCTCAGGTTGGATTCCTTTGGTTTCTCCTATGCTGGCGTTTCTCTTGAGTAGTGGATTGGTACTAGGGTACAAAGTTCTATATACTCTTTTTTACGATTCTCTGACTGGACTGCCCAATCGCTTGATGTTTGCCAGACAGCTAACGCAACTCAAGCAAAACAATCAGTTCGTAAATGGTACAATTGCCGTTTTGTGTCTCGATCTCAATCGCTTTAAGTTAATTAATGAAGGTTTGGGATATGAAGCTGGCGATCGCCTTTTAATTTATACTGCTCGACGTTTAAAAAAATATTTGAATGCCAAAGCAATTTTAGCCAGAATTGGCGCGGATGAGTTTGGAATTGCCTTCAAAGTTACCGATGGAAGCACAGAAGCAATCGATTTGGCAACCGAAGTCGAAAGCGAGTTAGCTACGGAGTATCGGCTAAAGGAACAAACTGTTTTTATTTCAGTTAGTGTCGGACTGGCGATCGCGCAGCTTCAAGAAGATTTTAGTCCCGAAGAATTAATTCGTGCCTCTCATACCGCAATGTATAAAGCTAAAGCTTCTGGCAAATCACGCTATCAAATCTTCGCTAATAAAATGCACGAACAGGCATTTAAAAGATTAGAACTAGAGGCAGATTTACAAGAAGCAATTGTCAATTGCGAATTTGAACTTCATTATCAGCCGATTATTTCTCTGATAACAGGACAGCTTGCAGGTTTTGAAGCTTTAGTACGTTGGCAATCTCCTAAAAGGGGCTTTGTTTCTCCTGGAGCATTTATTCCGATAGCCGAGGAAACAGGTTTAATCGTGCCGTTAGGAAAGTGGATTTTAGAGACGGCATGTTGTCAGCTAAGTCAATGGCAACAGCAGTTCGATGGCAACGATTCGTTATTAATTAGCGTCAATCTTTCTAGCCGCCAGTTTGCACAACCCGACTTAGTAGAACAAGTCGAACATATTTTGGTATCGAGCAATCTAGATGCCAAAAATTTAAAATTAGAGATTACTGAAAGTATGGTGATGGATAATGTAGAGGATACTATTGTTTTACTCAATCGGCTTAAAAATTTGGGTATCAAGTTAAGTATGGACGATTTTGGCACGGGATTTTCTTCTTTTAGCTATTTGCATCGGTTTCCGATGGATACTTTAAAAATAGACCGCTCTTTTGTCAGTAATATGAGCAATGGTACTAAGAATCAAGAAATAGTTAGTACCATTGTGATGCTGGCTCATAAGTTAAACATGGATGTAATTGCCGAAGGAATTGAAACCGAGACTGAAAAGCAAATTTTACAAAGTTTAAACTGTGAATACGGACAGGGTTATTTTTTTGCCAAACCTTTAACTATAGTAAATGCCACCAAACTACTAGCTGACAAAAAAAGTTGGTAG
- a CDS encoding class I SAM-dependent methyltransferase, with protein sequence MSQTHKLKPSWAGDDILSRLVNLAIRTKPIYSLMKHQARQVIIKTAEKNGISWRENYRELEQSEAKALLDSVTNHKLVYPDYYLVPFHAYDRGNLCWEAAFEATSATYSMPLRVWKDEKLTWQTAHTRLRHSFYDIVARYTGDRLTDILDLGCSVGISTLALHHYVAAKQNSSPRTVGLDLSPYMLAVAKINDKQQEISRWLHGLAEDTRLPSNSFDLVTLQFVLHELPRQATTAIFKEVLRILKPGGVIGIVDNDPASPVIQNLPPVLFTLMKSTEPWSDDYYTFDLEAAMQQVGFDYKTTVASDPRHRTLIGIKPY encoded by the coding sequence ATGTCTCAAACCCACAAGTTAAAGCCATCTTGGGCAGGCGACGACATTTTATCTCGCTTGGTCAATTTAGCAATCCGAACTAAACCTATATACAGTTTGATGAAACATCAAGCTAGACAGGTAATTATTAAAACTGCTGAGAAAAATGGCATATCCTGGCGCGAAAACTATCGAGAGTTAGAGCAGTCAGAAGCCAAGGCACTGTTAGATTCAGTTACCAACCACAAGCTAGTCTACCCCGACTATTATTTAGTCCCTTTTCACGCTTACGATCGCGGTAATCTTTGCTGGGAGGCAGCCTTTGAAGCGACATCAGCTACCTATTCAATGCCCTTACGAGTTTGGAAAGATGAAAAATTGACCTGGCAAACGGCACATACCAGATTAAGACACAGTTTTTACGATATAGTAGCCAGATACACTGGCGATCGCCTGACGGATATTCTCGATTTGGGTTGTTCGGTAGGTATTTCTACTTTAGCCTTACATCATTACGTTGCAGCCAAACAAAATAGTTCTCCGCGCACTGTCGGTTTGGATTTATCTCCCTATATGTTGGCAGTCGCCAAAATTAACGACAAACAGCAAGAAATTTCTCGCTGGCTACACGGTTTGGCAGAAGATACCAGATTGCCTAGTAATTCCTTCGATCTCGTAACTCTTCAATTTGTACTGCACGAACTACCCCGCCAGGCAACAACCGCCATCTTTAAAGAAGTGCTGCGAATTCTCAAACCAGGAGGAGTCATCGGCATCGTAGATAACGATCCTGCTTCTCCTGTAATTCAAAATCTTCCTCCCGTACTATTTACCCTGATGAAAAGCACCGAACCCTGGAGTGATGATTATTATACTTTCGATCTCGAAGCGGCAATGCAGCAAGTAGGTTTTGACTATAAAACAACAGTAGCTAGCGATCCGCGCCACCGTACTCTAATTGGGATTAAACCCTACTAA
- a CDS encoding diguanylate cyclase, translated as MLKSFYLLLTEQYIPHGHCYLWQKSLVLLHSISDGLTAIAYFSIASFIIYLLNKRKDTPFKNAFVLLGALIVACGVCHLIDIITLWYPFYWFAGVTKAITSGIALYTTFYLFSIIPKALTLPSLEQLENLNQQLRERITECEAAEIEIRQLNSELKRRVKQRTTTLNILNRANEDLQKSTKFNEKITNLTPNLLYIFDLESNHYIYSNRFIEKFLSYASSKNQNLDRSLLIKVLHHSDTELIEQHHEKLMNLENDDCLEIEYRIKDKQGVWHWLHSKDTIFERQADGTPKQILGLIQDVTKIKKNQLELEALNIQLKQKIQALKSSNLERIKLAKVNEFLLACSTLNEVKKALADLLKPLFPNINGAVYLVNNSKTIVEAIATWGTIDSELNFSTQECWGLRRSDTHQCETQFPGICCNHVRIDARSCRYSMCIPMMAQGETLGLLYLDWNNSDNLTRASLGDRETRSFSDRDSKVAVTIPPDESISLIQELGETVAPNIAMSLANIKLQETLRYQSFRDPLTGLYNRRYLEESLTKEIERAQRKQHYIGIMILDVDYFKRFNDTYGHDAGDLVLRAVSQYLREQTRQYDLACRYGGEELVTIMPEASLENTIVRAEGIREGIKNLELIYEGKHLEKVTVSIGISCFPDDGIESHALLRAADKAMYQAKQQGRDRVARC; from the coding sequence ATGTTAAAATCTTTTTATTTATTATTAACAGAGCAATATATACCTCACGGACATTGTTATTTATGGCAAAAGTCATTAGTTTTGCTGCATAGCATATCAGATGGTTTGACGGCGATCGCTTATTTTTCGATCGCGAGTTTTATCATATATCTTTTAAACAAAAGGAAAGATACACCGTTTAAAAATGCCTTTGTTTTGCTTGGGGCTTTAATAGTAGCTTGTGGAGTCTGCCATTTAATAGATATTATAACTTTATGGTATCCATTTTATTGGTTTGCTGGAGTAACCAAAGCGATTACGTCGGGAATTGCTTTGTACACTACATTTTACTTATTTTCCATCATTCCTAAAGCTTTAACTTTACCTTCTTTAGAACAGTTAGAAAACTTGAATCAACAGCTAAGAGAGCGAATTACAGAATGCGAAGCAGCAGAGATAGAAATACGGCAACTTAACTCGGAGTTAAAACGCCGAGTTAAACAAAGAACGACAACTTTAAATATACTCAATCGAGCTAATGAAGATTTACAAAAAAGTACGAAATTTAATGAAAAAATTACCAATTTAACTCCTAACTTGCTTTACATTTTCGATTTAGAAAGCAACCACTATATATATAGTAATCGTTTTATAGAAAAATTTCTTAGCTATGCTTCGAGCAAAAATCAAAATTTGGATCGTAGCTTATTAATTAAAGTTTTGCATCATTCAGATACTGAATTAATCGAACAGCATCATGAAAAGCTCATGAATCTTGAGAACGATGATTGTCTGGAAATTGAATATCGTATTAAAGATAAACAGGGAGTTTGGCATTGGCTACATAGTAAAGATACTATTTTTGAACGTCAAGCCGACGGTACACCCAAACAAATTTTAGGGTTAATTCAAGATGTTACTAAAATCAAAAAAAATCAACTAGAGTTAGAAGCTTTAAATATACAGTTAAAACAAAAAATACAAGCTTTAAAATCGAGTAATCTAGAGCGAATTAAACTGGCAAAAGTTAACGAATTTTTATTAGCCTGTTCCACGTTAAACGAGGTCAAAAAAGCACTGGCAGATTTACTAAAACCTTTGTTTCCCAACATCAACGGTGCAGTATATTTAGTCAACAACAGTAAAACAATAGTTGAAGCGATCGCCACCTGGGGTACGATCGATAGCGAGCTTAACTTTTCTACTCAAGAATGTTGGGGACTGCGACGCAGCGATACTCATCAATGCGAAACACAATTTCCTGGTATTTGCTGCAATCACGTTCGTATAGACGCTCGTAGTTGTCGTTACTCGATGTGTATACCAATGATGGCACAGGGAGAAACTTTAGGATTACTCTATCTAGATTGGAATAACTCGGATAATCTTACCAGAGCGTCTTTAGGCGATCGAGAAACTCGGTCATTTAGCGATCGCGATAGTAAAGTAGCTGTAACAATTCCGCCAGATGAAAGTATCTCCTTAATTCAAGAGCTTGGCGAAACCGTCGCACCAAATATTGCCATGTCTCTAGCAAATATAAAATTACAGGAAACCCTAAGATATCAAAGCTTTCGCGATCCTCTGACGGGGTTGTACAATCGTCGCTATTTAGAAGAATCTCTAACCAAAGAAATCGAACGCGCCCAGCGCAAGCAACATTATATTGGCATTATGATTCTCGATGTCGACTATTTTAAACGCTTTAACGATACTTACGGACATGATGCTGGAGATCTGGTATTACGTGCGGTTAGCCAGTATCTTCGCGAACAAACCCGTCAGTACGACCTTGCCTGTCGCTATGGAGGCGAAGAGTTGGTGACAATTATGCCAGAAGCTTCACTGGAAAATACCATTGTTCGCGCCGAAGGAATACGAGAAGGAATCAAAAATTTGGAACTAATTTATGAAGGAAAACATCTGGAAAAAGTGACTGTTTCCATTGGTATTAGCTGTTTTCCCGATGATGGTATTGAGTCTCACGCTCTCTTGAGGGCTGCCGATAAAGCCATGTATCAAGCAAAACAACAAGGGCGCGATCGGGTAGCTCGCTGTTAG
- a CDS encoding NAD(P)/FAD-dependent oxidoreductase, translated as MQTVLTNNRQNTQPVSSVPHVVIIGGGFGGLYAAKSLKHAPVKVTLIDKRNFHLFQPLLYQVATGSLSPADIASPLRVVLSKHKNTQVLLDKVVDIDPEAKKVYLESEKELNYDTLVIATGVSHHYFGNDQWQTEAPGLKTVEDALEMRRRIFMAFEAAEKESDPEKKQALLTFVVVGGGPTGVELAGAIAEIAYKSLCGDFRDIDTTQAKVVLFEGMDRILPPYPPESSAQARQALEKLGVEIQTKTLVTDITNNTVTFRQGENTNKIEAHTVLWAAGVKASFMGRILAEKAEAELDRVGRVMVEPDLSLKKYSDIFVIGDLANFSHQGDRPLPGVAPVAIKEGEYVAKLIGKRVRGQAVEAFKYYDFGSLAVIGQNKAVVDLGFAQLSGFLAWLIWVFAHIYFLIEFDNKLIVMIQWAWNYITLGRGARLITETPLVSESQSKAKTSQYQLAEN; from the coding sequence ATGCAAACTGTCCTGACAAACAATAGACAAAATACACAGCCAGTATCGTCGGTTCCCCACGTAGTAATCATCGGTGGCGGCTTTGGCGGACTATATGCTGCAAAATCTCTAAAGCATGCTCCAGTTAAAGTAACTTTGATCGACAAGCGTAATTTTCATTTGTTTCAGCCATTGCTCTACCAAGTAGCTACTGGAAGTTTGTCACCCGCCGATATTGCTTCTCCTTTGCGAGTAGTTTTGAGTAAACATAAAAACACCCAGGTATTGCTCGATAAAGTAGTAGATATCGATCCCGAAGCCAAAAAAGTTTATCTAGAGAGCGAAAAAGAATTAAACTACGATACGCTGGTGATTGCTACGGGAGTAAGCCATCACTACTTTGGTAACGACCAGTGGCAAACCGAGGCACCAGGACTAAAAACCGTAGAAGATGCTCTAGAAATGCGTCGCCGCATCTTTATGGCATTTGAAGCCGCCGAAAAAGAATCAGATCCCGAAAAAAAACAGGCTTTACTAACATTTGTGGTCGTGGGAGGTGGTCCGACTGGCGTAGAATTAGCTGGTGCGATCGCCGAAATTGCTTACAAATCTCTTTGTGGTGATTTTCGCGATATCGATACTACCCAAGCTAAAGTTGTATTGTTTGAAGGGATGGATCGTATCTTACCTCCCTACCCACCAGAGTCTTCGGCTCAAGCACGACAAGCTTTAGAAAAGTTGGGTGTTGAAATTCAAACTAAAACTTTAGTGACTGACATCACCAATAACACGGTAACATTTCGCCAAGGGGAAAATACTAATAAAATTGAAGCACATACTGTTTTATGGGCGGCAGGGGTCAAAGCTTCTTTTATGGGCAGAATTTTGGCAGAAAAAGCAGAAGCAGAACTAGACAGAGTAGGTAGAGTTATGGTCGAGCCAGATTTGAGTCTCAAGAAATATTCCGACATTTTTGTTATCGGAGATTTGGCTAACTTTTCCCATCAGGGAGATCGCCCTTTGCCTGGAGTTGCACCCGTAGCCATTAAAGAAGGGGAGTATGTTGCCAAACTGATTGGCAAACGCGTTAGAGGTCAAGCCGTAGAAGCCTTTAAGTACTATGACTTTGGTAGTCTGGCAGTAATCGGACAAAATAAAGCTGTCGTCGATTTGGGTTTTGCCCAACTTTCGGGCTTTTTAGCTTGGCTGATTTGGGTATTTGCTCATATCTATTTTTTAATTGAATTTGATAACAAACTCATCGTGATGATTCAGTGGGCGTGGAACTACATTACCCTGGGACGAGGTGCGCGTTTGATTACCGAAACCCCTTTAGTTTCAGAATCGCAGTCAAAAGCCAAAACCTCTCAATATCAGCTAGCAGAAAACTAA
- a CDS encoding CHAT domain-containing protein, whose protein sequence is MFATNFDNNLNNFYSYMFSQLKQRCLSLLVCLAMGLSLSLLAANYNALHVAANEPPTIEERSAVTWERQGHKFYSLERFDRAVEFWERAVKIYATKGEILARSRVLGNLALAYARLGAWQQAKNNIAVSLELLNSNTELDEGKRTKVLAQVLNNRGVLQLTTSQTEAAIASWQEALDNYRTVGDKAGAIRATLNLANAYKNIGLYRRALKTLRQITAELKQQPDSAIKAAGLRSYGEINRIVGNYERSRQILERSLAIATKIDASSEKVKTLLALGNTWEVINDNQQALELYYQGLKICYKDLACKRSELPLQINLAQFNLLLETKYWWRSIALIPEIKSRLVTNGNRTNLYQQINFARNLVELRQRKRHASASFNTVPTWAEIAEIIANANSSAVALGDRRAESYTLGFQGQIYEQQQQWDKARLATEKASQIALEIDAPEINYLWQWQLGRISQARQDRESAIAHYTGAVEAIKLLSQNLAAINSDLQYSFRDSVEPIYRGLVSLLLSNSAVGQTDLERARNVIESLQIAELNNFFREACLDAQPIKIESLDSKAAIIYPIILEDRLEVILSLPGKPLRQYTTAISSDKLETIIERFKQDIVVRSRRNFYTPASQLYDLLIRPAAKDLAGSGVDNLIFVPDGALRNIPLAALYDGREYLIEQYRVSMTPSLQLLAPRSLDRVKFKTVAAGLSEPTQGFSGLNYVNRELSAIKAEVSNGSVVLMNDKFTSQALEREIKFTNYPIVHIATHGQFSSSLEDTFLLAWNSKIQIGELEHILQTRTPTSQKAIELLVLSACETAAGDKRAALGLAGIAVRAGAKSTLATLWSVNDLTTAELMSQFYQELTTKNTTKTEAIRQAQLSLLHSRWHRHPYYWAPYVLLGNWL, encoded by the coding sequence TTGTTTGCAACCAATTTTGATAATAATTTAAATAATTTTTATAGCTATATGTTTTCTCAACTCAAACAACGTTGCCTGTCGTTGTTAGTCTGTCTGGCGATGGGATTGAGTCTTAGTTTACTTGCCGCTAATTACAATGCTCTACACGTTGCCGCCAATGAACCTCCAACCATAGAAGAACGCTCGGCAGTAACTTGGGAAAGACAAGGACATAAGTTTTACTCGCTCGAACGCTTCGATCGCGCTGTAGAGTTTTGGGAACGAGCAGTAAAGATATATGCTACCAAGGGAGAAATACTCGCTCGCAGTAGAGTTTTAGGTAACTTAGCTCTGGCTTATGCTCGATTGGGAGCTTGGCAGCAAGCAAAAAACAATATTGCTGTCAGTTTAGAGTTATTAAACAGCAATACAGAGCTAGACGAGGGAAAACGCACTAAGGTTTTAGCCCAGGTATTAAACAATCGGGGAGTTTTACAGTTAACAACTAGTCAAACAGAAGCAGCGATCGCTTCCTGGCAAGAGGCACTCGATAATTATCGAACTGTCGGAGATAAAGCAGGAGCGATTAGAGCTACTCTCAATCTTGCCAATGCTTATAAAAACATAGGTTTATATCGTCGCGCTTTAAAAACTTTGCGTCAAATTACCGCCGAACTCAAACAGCAGCCAGATTCAGCTATTAAAGCGGCAGGCTTGAGAAGCTATGGCGAAATCAATCGGATCGTGGGCAATTACGAGCGATCGCGGCAAATTTTAGAACGCAGTCTGGCGATCGCCACAAAAATAGATGCTTCCTCAGAAAAAGTTAAAACTTTGTTGGCGTTGGGAAATACTTGGGAAGTAATAAACGATAACCAACAGGCACTGGAGTTATATTATCAGGGACTAAAAATTTGCTACAAAGATTTGGCTTGTAAACGCAGCGAACTACCGTTACAAATCAATTTAGCTCAGTTTAATTTACTTTTGGAAACTAAGTATTGGTGGCGAAGTATAGCTTTAATTCCCGAAATTAAATCTCGTCTGGTTACAAACGGCAATCGTACTAATTTATACCAGCAGATTAATTTTGCCCGTAACTTAGTTGAATTACGTCAGCGAAAACGCCATGCCTCGGCATCATTTAACACCGTTCCAACCTGGGCAGAAATTGCCGAAATTATTGCTAATGCTAATAGTAGTGCTGTAGCCCTGGGAGATAGAAGGGCTGAGTCTTATACTTTGGGTTTTCAAGGTCAGATCTACGAACAACAGCAACAATGGGATAAAGCACGTTTGGCGACCGAAAAAGCCTCGCAAATAGCTTTAGAAATTGATGCCCCTGAAATTAATTATTTATGGCAATGGCAACTCGGTAGAATTAGTCAGGCACGACAAGACCGAGAGAGCGCGATCGCTCATTATACTGGAGCGGTAGAAGCAATTAAGTTACTCAGTCAAAATCTAGCAGCCATAAACTCCGATCTTCAATACTCTTTTCGCGATAGTGTCGAACCAATCTATCGCGGTTTGGTTAGCTTGCTGCTATCAAATTCTGCTGTCGGTCAAACTGACTTGGAACGAGCCAGAAATGTTATCGAGTCACTACAAATTGCCGAATTAAATAACTTTTTTCGAGAAGCCTGTTTAGATGCTCAACCAATAAAAATTGAAAGTCTCGATAGCAAAGCGGCAATAATTTATCCAATTATTTTAGAAGATCGTCTGGAAGTAATTTTAAGTTTGCCAGGAAAACCCCTGCGCCAGTACACAACTGCAATCTCCAGCGATAAATTGGAAACAATCATCGAGCGGTTTAAGCAAGATATTGTAGTCCGTAGCCGTCGCAATTTTTACACTCCAGCCAGCCAGCTATACGATCTATTAATTCGTCCCGCAGCTAAAGATTTAGCTGGCAGTGGCGTTGATAATCTTATTTTTGTTCCCGATGGAGCTTTACGCAATATTCCACTAGCAGCTTTATATGATGGTCGAGAGTATCTTATCGAGCAATACAGAGTAAGTATGACTCCAAGCCTACAGTTGTTAGCTCCTCGCTCGTTAGATCGAGTAAAGTTTAAAACCGTTGCCGCAGGACTTTCAGAACCAACACAGGGCTTTTCTGGTTTAAATTATGTAAATCGAGAACTATCGGCAATTAAAGCCGAGGTAAGTAACGGTAGTGTAGTGTTGATGAATGACAAATTTACGTCTCAAGCACTAGAACGCGAAATTAAATTTACTAATTATCCCATCGTACATATTGCTACTCACGGTCAGTTTAGCTCCAGCCTCGAAGACACGTTTTTACTGGCTTGGAATAGTAAAATACAGATTGGCGAACTCGAACACATTTTGCAAACTAGAACTCCAACTTCCCAAAAGGCGATCGAACTGTTAGTGCTTAGTGCCTGTGAAACTGCGGCAGGTGATAAACGGGCAGCTTTGGGTTTAGCTGGAATTGCAGTACGTGCTGGAGCTAAAAGTACTCTCGCAACTTTGTGGTCGGTTAACGATCTGACTACGGCTGAGTTGATGAGCCAGTTTTATCAAGAGTTAACTACTAAAAACACTACTAAAACTGAGGCAATCAGACAAGCACAACTAAGCTTGTTGCATAGCCGTTGGCATCGACATCCATATTACTGGGCTCCCTATGTTTTACTAGGCAACTGGCTTTAA
- a CDS encoding DUF924 family protein → MPLKTTFDILDFWFDEATETVWFKKDLLFDRQIKEIFLDTYKLAAAVDLSESQNNPKKFLV, encoded by the coding sequence ATGCCGCTAAAAACTACCTTCGACATTCTAGATTTCTGGTTTGATGAAGCAACCGAAACAGTGTGGTTTAAAAAAGATTTGCTGTTCGATCGCCAAATTAAAGAAATTTTTCTCGATACTTACAAACTCGCTGCCGCAGTTGATTTAAGCGAGTCGCAAAATAACCCAAAAAAGTTTTTAGTTTGA